The following are encoded in a window of Bacillus xiapuensis genomic DNA:
- a CDS encoding methionine gamma-lyase family protein codes for MFELLKHGDKIKHLAAAAEKKIADMHKAIERRAETNQFRVLRSFQNHQVSEFHFAPSTGYGYDDLGRDTLEKIYAEVLGGEAALVRPQIISGTHAISIALFGMLRPGDELLYITGSPYDTLEEIVGIRGDGNGSLKEFGIHYNSVPLNEEGKPDFAAIRAAIKPHTKMIGIQRSKGYAVRPSFAIAEIEEMIRFVKAVKSDVLVFVDNCYGEFTEDREPCHVGADLMAGSLIKNPGGGLAKTGGYLVGTQEAVESCSYRMTSPGIGAEAGASLYSLQEMYQGFFLAPHVVGESLKGAIFTAAMLESLGMNTMPKWHESRTDLIQAVQFEDREKMIAFCQAIQFASPVNSHVTPYPSYMPGYEDEVIMAAGAFVQGASIELSADGPLRPPYAAYVQGGLTYSHVKIAVCSAIDQLMEKGFV; via the coding sequence ATGTTTGAATTACTTAAACACGGTGATAAAATAAAGCATTTGGCTGCCGCCGCGGAAAAGAAAATAGCTGATATGCATAAGGCTATTGAGCGCCGGGCAGAAACAAACCAGTTTCGCGTTTTGCGGAGCTTTCAGAACCATCAAGTAAGCGAATTTCATTTTGCGCCTTCCACTGGATATGGATACGATGATCTCGGCCGGGATACGCTTGAAAAAATTTATGCAGAAGTGCTCGGCGGAGAGGCGGCTCTCGTTCGGCCGCAAATTATTTCAGGCACACACGCCATCTCTATTGCCCTTTTTGGAATGCTCCGGCCAGGTGATGAGCTGCTGTATATTACCGGCAGCCCGTATGATACGTTAGAAGAAATCGTGGGCATTCGCGGCGATGGAAATGGTTCATTGAAAGAATTCGGGATTCATTACAATAGCGTACCGCTTAATGAAGAAGGAAAGCCGGATTTTGCTGCGATTCGGGCGGCCATCAAGCCGCATACTAAAATGATCGGAATTCAGCGTTCGAAAGGCTATGCGGTCCGCCCTTCTTTTGCAATCGCTGAAATCGAAGAAATGATTCGCTTTGTAAAAGCAGTCAAAAGTGACGTCTTAGTTTTTGTGGACAATTGCTACGGTGAGTTTACGGAAGACCGTGAACCTTGTCATGTAGGCGCTGATCTTATGGCAGGCTCGTTAATTAAAAATCCCGGAGGCGGCTTAGCGAAAACAGGCGGGTATCTAGTTGGAACGCAAGAGGCGGTTGAAAGCTGCTCATACCGCATGACCTCCCCGGGAATTGGTGCTGAAGCAGGAGCCAGTCTTTATAGCCTGCAGGAAATGTATCAAGGCTTCTTCCTGGCGCCGCATGTGGTAGGCGAGAGTTTGAAAGGCGCAATATTCACAGCGGCCATGCTTGAAAGCCTGGGAATGAACACGATGCCGAAATGGCATGAAAGCCGGACGGATTTAATTCAAGCCGTTCAATTTGAAGACCGTGAAAAAATGATTGCGTTCTGTCAAGCGATTCAATTTGCCTCTCCGGTGAATTCCCATGTGACGCCGTATCCCAGCTATATGCCGGGGTATGAAGACGAGGTGATCATGGCTGCGGGAGCCTTTGTGCAGGGGGCGAGCATTGAGTTGTCAGCAGACGGTCCTTTGCGGCCGCCGTATGCGGCTTATGTCCAAGGAGGGCTAACCTATTCCCATGTAAAAATTGCCGTTTGCAGCGCGATTGATCAATTAATGGAGAAAGGTTTCGTTTAA
- a CDS encoding MerR family transcriptional regulator: protein MSSHIRRSMPLFPIGTVMKLTDLSARQIRYYEEHQLIHPERTEGNRRLFSLYDIDRLLEIKDLIDQGINIAGIKKLLLNEKQYALHSDSKEKEGKHKKDFTDEELRKLLRKELINAGRFHRQDNPHSNRYRFFH from the coding sequence ATGAGCAGTCATATTAGGCGGTCCATGCCATTATTTCCAATAGGTACGGTGATGAAGCTCACCGATCTTTCGGCTAGGCAAATTCGCTATTATGAAGAGCATCAATTGATTCATCCTGAACGAACGGAGGGAAATCGGCGTCTCTTTTCTTTATATGATATTGACCGCTTGCTGGAGATTAAGGATCTAATTGATCAAGGGATCAATATCGCTGGCATCAAAAAACTGCTGTTAAATGAAAAACAATATGCTTTACATAGTGATTCAAAAGAAAAAGAGGGTAAACATAAAAAGGACTTTACGGATGAGGAGCTGAGAAAGCTGCTGCGCAAAGAATTGATTAATGCCGGCCGTTTTCATCGGCAAGATAACCCTCACAGTAACAGATACCGGTTTTTCCACTGA
- the glnA gene encoding type I glutamate--ammonia ligase, translating to MGKYTREDILNLAKEENVKFIRLQFTDILGTIKNVEIPVSQLEKALDNKMMFDGSSIEGFVRIEESDMNLYPDLDTWVVFPWTAEKGKVARLICDIYKPDGTPFEGDPRNNLRRVLKEMEEMGFSNFNLGPEPEFFLFKLDANGEPTLELNDNGGYFDLAPTDLGENCRRDIVLELEEMGFEIEASHHEVAPGQHEIDFKYADALTACDQIQTFKLVVKTIARKHGLHATFMPKPLFGVSGSGMHCNMSLFKDGQNAFYDKNGEMELSDVAYQFIAGTIKHAQAFTAITNPTVNSYKRLVPGYEAPCYVAWSGQNRSPLIRIPASRGMSTRVEVRSVDPAANPYLAMAVLLEAGLDGIKNKMTPPPAVDRNIYAMNQEEREQEGVEDLPATLAEALQMLKKDNVIQAALGDHILEHFIEAKEIEWDMFRTQVHPWEREQYMQMY from the coding sequence ATGGGTAAGTATACACGCGAAGACATTTTGAATTTAGCAAAAGAAGAAAACGTAAAGTTTATTCGTCTGCAATTTACCGACATATTGGGAACAATCAAAAATGTTGAAATCCCTGTGAGCCAGCTGGAAAAAGCATTGGACAACAAAATGATGTTTGACGGTTCATCGATCGAGGGCTTCGTTCGCATCGAGGAATCCGATATGAACTTATATCCTGATCTTGACACATGGGTAGTATTTCCTTGGACAGCGGAGAAAGGAAAGGTGGCCCGTTTAATTTGCGATATATACAAGCCGGACGGCACACCGTTTGAAGGGGATCCCCGCAATAATTTAAGACGCGTGCTGAAGGAAATGGAAGAAATGGGCTTCTCTAATTTTAATTTAGGGCCAGAACCGGAATTTTTCTTATTTAAACTGGATGCCAATGGAGAGCCTACTCTTGAATTAAACGATAACGGCGGTTATTTTGATTTAGCGCCAACGGATCTAGGAGAAAACTGCCGCCGTGATATCGTTTTGGAATTAGAGGAAATGGGTTTTGAAATTGAAGCGTCTCATCATGAAGTAGCACCTGGACAGCATGAAATTGATTTCAAATATGCCGATGCGTTAACGGCTTGTGACCAAATCCAAACTTTTAAATTAGTTGTAAAAACCATTGCCCGCAAGCATGGTTTGCATGCGACATTTATGCCGAAGCCTCTTTTCGGAGTGAGCGGTTCAGGAATGCATTGTAATATGTCTTTATTTAAAGACGGCCAAAATGCTTTTTATGATAAGAACGGCGAAATGGAACTAAGCGACGTTGCTTACCAATTTATCGCGGGGACGATTAAGCATGCGCAAGCTTTCACGGCGATTACCAACCCGACGGTTAACTCCTACAAGCGCCTAGTGCCAGGCTATGAAGCGCCTTGCTACGTGGCATGGTCCGGTCAAAACCGCAGCCCGCTTATCCGCATACCGGCTTCACGCGGAATGAGCACTCGTGTGGAAGTGCGCAGCGTCGATCCAGCTGCTAACCCATACTTAGCGATGGCAGTATTGCTTGAAGCGGGGCTCGATGGCATCAAAAATAAAATGACTCCTCCTCCGGCAGTCGATCGCAATATCTATGCCATGAACCAAGAAGAGCGCGAGCAAGAAGGGGTAGAAGATCTGCCGGCCACTTTGGCGGAAGCCCTGCAAATGCTTAAAAAAGATAATGTGATTCAAGCCGCACTTGGCGATCACATTCTTGAGCACTTTATTGAAGCGAAAGAAATTGAATGGGATATGTTCAGAACCCAAGTCCATCCTTGGGAGCGCGAGCAGTACATGCAAATGTATTAA